The Fulvivirga maritima genome segment ATATTTTTATCATAAGGAAGCGCTATGCTCGCATCAGCGAATACATCTCTTAACACCAATTGGCCATTAGCCTTTACTAAATTAACTACCAATGGAGGTTCATAATTTTCCAAAGAGATAGCAGCAGGATCAAACAGATTGAAGCCATTATTACCACCCACCATTATTTTACCATCTGAAAGCTTAAGGGCAGCATTTTTTTCAAATACACTCCCTTGCAAACCATGAGCACCGGTGTAATTAGTAAAAGAATTATCTTTCAGGTTAAACTGACAAAGGCCTTTGTTAGTGGTTATCCAATACATATCAGGTTTACTTTCTATTATAGAAAATGTAGTATTTGAAGGCAGGCCATCTTTTTGCTTTAAATGCCTGAATCTTTTGCCCATGAATAAATTAAGGCCTGAAGATTTGGTTCCTACCCACATTCGCTGTTGAGAATCCTGATAAATTTCACGAATGGTATTACCACTTAAAGACTGGGGTTTGTGACTATGATAGTAATGCGCTACACTGTCATTTTCAGGGTAAAACCGAAATACGCCCTGATTATCGGTACCAATCCAAAGAGAATTAGCGGCATCCCAGAGCAAGCGAGTACACACTATTTCCTCATTAGCAGGTATGCTTAAATTATGCTTTATAAATCGATTGTTAGAAGCATCAAAAAAATAAAGGCCACTGATGGTGCCGCCCCACAACACACCATTTTTATCTTCATCTACTGCTACTACTTTAGGCAATTCATAAAAAACACTTTTATCTGAGACAGGGAAATAACGATTGATTCCTTTTTTGTGCCCTACCCACAGTGTTTCTTCAGCATCATAATACAAAGTTTCAATTCTTCTTATTTCATCATTATTCTGAAACAAAGGCACTATTTGATACCTCTTTTTTTGTGTTTCAAAATAAATAAGCCCTTGCTCACGAGTACCCAGCCAAAGGTTTGCCTCATGATCTTCGGCCATTGAAATAACAAAAGCCGATTCTCCGGAAACTACACCTGGTGGCTGATAATGAGGAAATAAATGGCCTCTTCTATCGTGAATAAAAAGCCCGCCGAACTTAGTGGCTAACCAGATTTGATGATGAGAATCTTCCATTATATCAGTAATATATTCACTGGTAAGTCCCTCCACACCTGCCGGTAAGCGCATCTCAAAAACAGGCATCTGATTCTCAGATTGAATAATTTCCCCTGTTATAATGCCATAAGTGGTGGTACCTATCCACACCAGATTATTAGAATCCTGCAGGAGTTTCACTATACCGACCTTGCCATCATTAAAGATATGGCTGTCTTTAAATTCTAATCGGTCAAAACGCTGATTTAATGAATCGTAAATATTCACTCCATTATCAGAACCAATAAGTATGTGGCCTGAATTTAATTCCAGTAAAGCATTGATTTCATTGTCGCTAAGTGAGTATGGATCATCAGAATGGATGAAGTGAGTCCATTCCCCCCGAAAATAATGATGTAAGCCAGACATAGTGCCTACCCAGGTAGAACCATCGTCCTTTTTTAAGATGGAGGTGACGTCAATATCATTAAAATGCTCCGTAAAGGCATCTTTGATCAATTCATAACTGCCAGACGGTGAAGGCACAAATTTCAAAAGCCCATGCGCAGTGCCTACCCACATAGTGCCAGCTTCATCTCTGGTGATAAAATGCACTTCAGTATTATCAGAAAGCTTTTTGAAAATTCTTGATTCTCTGTAGAAGGCGTTCAGTCCATTTTCAGTGGCTATCCAAATATTTCCAAATCCATCTTCTTCAATGTCATTGATATAATTAGAAGATATATTTTCTGCATATACCTCGAAACCTGAGCCATCAAACTTGCATAGACCCTCAGCTTCAAGCCCCATCCAGATGAAGCCATAACTATCCTGAAATACGCAACGCACATTTTCAGCTGAAAAATCGAGTTCAGCGTTTAAATGCCTAAAGCGATGAGTGCTATTCTGCCCTCTGACTTCGAAAACCAGCAACAGCAATAGCATAATAATATGAATCCCTCTCTTTATCATTCTTCTATAATATATCAACCTAGCCATATCACATCTCTGCGATCATGATCGTGTACAGGTTACTTTCTTACAGAAGCTCCTTTTTAAAAGAGATTAGAAAGCCTTAGTGAAAAACATTATTCAAAAACTCCACTGTGTATTTAAAGGTAGGTTCAAACCAGGGGTGAACCAGCCAAAATGAATGCGGAGAATCGTCTAATGTATAGGTTTGGTTGAAAATATTGTTATCGTTTAGAATCTTAATCATATCATCTCTACCAGCATGAAAGCGAGGTTGTGAGCTGTTGATAAATAAGGTGGGCGGTGTGCTTGGACCTACATATTCCAAAGGAGAAGCCTCCTTCCATATTTCCGGAACTTCGGCTTTATATCCACCTAAAAATTTAGCGGCATATTTACCTTCTTCTGCTTCAGGATGTATAAATGAAACAATGCCATCTATATTTACAATAGCCTGAATATCAGAATAATGATCATTATTACCTTCATCTCCTTCCAGCTTAGGCAAATCACCGGTTACGCCCAGCAAAGTGGCTAATTGAGCTCCTGCCGAACAGCCCAGCGAGGCTATTTGAGTGGTATCCAAATTATACTTATCAGCATGAGCCCGCATATAACGGATGGCGGCCTTCAAATCATGCACAGCTGCCGGATATGAAATTTCTGGACTGAGCCTGTATTCGGGCACTATGGCTACATACCCGGCATCAGCCAGTTTTTGCGCCATAGGTACTTGATTCGCTTTTGATCCTGAGCTCCATCCGCCACCAAAAATGAGGATTACACCAGGATAACCGCCTTTCTTTTTCTTTTTAGGATAGAAAACATCAAGCGTTAAATCTCTACCTACCTGAGCATAGGTAACATCTCTTTTTTCTTTTATTGTTTTTAATTTTTGAGGAGCAATGGGAGTAATGTCTGAATAGTACTTCTTCAGTTTCAGGTAGGCACTGTGGATAGAATAAGAAGTATCACGTGGGTATTGCTGAGCACGTGCAGTACATATGCTCAGCAATAAAATAGTGGTTATTAATATTTGTTTATGAAAACGGTATGGTACGTTTTTCTTCATCACTTTGTATGGCTAACTCTATTATTCTAATGGTATTTCTCGCCTCCTCAGGTTTTACCTTCTGCTCTGCTCCCTCTGTTATTACCTGATAGACATTCTCATAAAAGGCCGGATAATTGCCCGCCTCACTTTTCACCTTCTTTCTTATGCTTTCTCCATTTTCTTCATAGTGAATTACTCCCCACTGTTCTTCTGGCTCTTCACCCCAATCAGCATCTGACAATGGCTTTTCGGCTTTATCTAATGTGGCTTCCTGTATATCCAATCCATATTTAACAAAAGATCCTTGCTCACCCAGCAGTATATATTTAGGCAACGGTTCCTTCACTAACATGCCACATTTGATAGTTACTTTCACATCGTCATAATGAAGCAGAAGTTCAAAATTATCGGTGATGTTACTGTTAGTTCGCTGCTTAGCCATAAATGCAGTTACGGCATTTGGCAATCCAAAAAGCACTTGCGCCTGATCTATCAGGTGTGATCCCAGGTCATAGACTAAGCCCGTACCCAGATCTCCCTCTTCCTTCCAGCTGTTTTCTTTTAGCGTATTTCTAAACCTGTCAAAATGATTTTCTAACTCTACAATTCTTCCCAACTTACCTTCAGAAATCAGCTTTTTAACAGTGAGAAAATCACTGTCCCATCTTCTGTTTTGGAATACAAATATTTTCTTATTCTTTTCTTTAGCTAAGGCTATGAGCTCATCAGCCTCTTCTGTAGTTACGGTAAAAGGTTTATCTATCACCAGGTGCTTTTCGGCTTCTAATACGGCCTTCCCAACACTGTAATGTGCCTTGTTAGGAATAATTACAGCCACTAAATCTATTTCAGGATCATTAATAATGGCATCCGAATCAGACACAATATCCACTTCAGGATACCTCTCTTCTATAACCTTTATTTTATCCTCTTTGGTCTCTCTGATTTTAACCAGCTCAAATCCCTCCAAAAAATCTAACACAGGAGCATGAAACACTCTTCCTCCTAATCCAAATCCTATTAAGCCTGCTTTTAATGTTTTCATAATTAAATTGTTAGTATCGTCTGTTAATCACAAACATAAGTTCTTATTACTGCTCACCACGAACAGCAAATTCATCTTTATACCAACTTGCACTGATACATTTTGGTTACATTTTTTACTTACTTCAGATACCATCCTGCTTCATTTTTGGCTTCGCTATGGTTTAAAATCTGCTCTACAGTATATTTTTCTGCCTCTGATTTTTTTAACTGATGGGACCAGGTCACTCTTTGTTTAGGATGATCACCATTACCACTGTTCTGATATTCGGCATAAAAAGCGGTGCGCTCTGCTGCCGGGTTAGACCAGTTATGCCACCCTTCAGGTAATATAAATTCACCCAGCTTACAGTAAATAAATACCGTTTTCGCATACTGACGCCAGGGTCGGCCTAAATACACACGGTTTATCTCCTGATCAGCAGTAAGGCTACAATCTATGAACACCAAACCATAAGTCACATCTTTAGGCGTAGAAGCTGCTGTGATGTATGAATTAGATTTAGCATGAATATTACATTTCTCAAAAACCACTGTGGCTTCTCCAAATATAAAATCAGTGGTACCCTCTATGTAGCAGTCAGTTAAATACTGACGATTTCCCTCGCCAGCAGCATAAAAAGTATCCTGATTACCCATCAAATTACAATGCTTTACCACGCAGCGATCAGCTTCTATAGCTAATGCTACTGCCTGACCAACCGGCCCCGCAGTGTTTTCTATGGTCAGATTTTTCAGAACACAGTCCCGACCTTGTACCAACACGGTGGGAGTCATGAAGGTACTGTTTCTACCTTTATCAATTTTGTCAAAATAGTCATCAAAAGTAATAATGGTGCTATCCCTATGCTGACCTTCTATTGTGAGCAGATTATTCCATGAATGTACTTTTACCTTTTCATGATATGTACCATTCTTCACAAATATGGTAATGCGCTTGTCAGGAAAAGCCTTGGCACTATTAATAGCTTCTTGAATGGTATTATAGTCGCCAGAGTCATCTTTAGCCACGGTGATGTAGTAGTCAATTTGAGCTTTGTCAGCTTTCAAAAATATACTAGGGCATGATAGACATGCCACTATACACAATTTTATTAACCATATACCATTTTTATCAAAACCCATATTTTACATTTTCTGATTTCAATCTCTTAAAATGATTTATTCTCCCAATGTATTTTTCGCAAACCATCAAGCACCAACTGAGCTACCGCCTTAGCTCCTTCTGGCTGAAAATGAGTATTATCGTTTTGCCCTTCAGGGTAAGCTTCATATTTTCCTGCTGGTAAATTCATAAAATAATGCTCAGAAACATATTCCTGACCCTTTTTGCTAAAAGCATCCATAGAGAGCTGATTAAGATCTATAAGCGGAACATCATATTCATTAGCCACTTCTTTAGCAGCATCAGGGTATTCTCCATGTACATTTTCCAGGTGCCCATTCTCCCAAGGATAGTTACGACAAACGGGAGTCAACACTATCGGAATGGCCTCTTTCTGTAAAGCCTGCTCTATGTAAAGGCGCAAAAACTCCTTATAGCCCTCGATATCTACATACCTCTCCGGCTTGTTTTCCGCAGCATCATTATGACCAAACTGCATAATGACTACATCATTTTTCTTTAACTGCTTGTAGATACTCCTCCACCTACCTTCCTGAAAAAAGGTTCTTGTGCTTCTGCCTCCTCTGGCTCTGTCATCTACCACAGCACTATCGGCCTTTATAATGGAAATGCTGCTTAAGCTATCAGCAGTAACATAAGGCTGAAAAACTTGCCCCCAGCCCGTAACCGGATATCTGGTTTTCATATAATCTTTCCCTGGATCATAGTTATCAGCGTAATTAGCCACTGTAGAATCTCCAATAAGATATATATGCACTACCTCATCCTTAACAAAAAGCCACTGAGGCACTAACATTAAAATGAATGCTATACAAAACTTCATCTGCTATTCTTTTAAATACGAGGCCAATTCAGGCACATTCTTTTTAATCTCAGAAGCCACCAGATCGGCCACTCTAAAGGCTCCATAGGGAGACAAGTGAGTGTCATCATCTCTGCCTTCTGGCAATGACGGGTATTCTCCCGGTTTTATATGTAAGAAAAGCTTTTCAGAGCCTTCTTCTCCATAAGCCATCAGCAATGCTTTGGTTTCTCGCTGCATATCTAGCAACGGCACTTTCTCACTCTTAGCCACTTCCCTCACCACCTGAGGATACTTACCATGAGACTCCACAAACTCTCCTTGCTCATTGAATTTCCTTCTCACTATTGGGGTGGCTAAAATGGGCTTGGCTCCCTTGGCTCTGGCATCAGCTATGTATTTTTTCAGGTTAGCGCGGTAAGCATTATCAGGATCTGCATATCGAGTAGGATCATGCTCTTTCTCATCATTATGCCCAAACTCTATAATTACGTAGTCTCCCGGTTCTATTAATGACAAAACCTTATCCCAACGGCCTTCATCCATAAAGCTTTTAGTGCTTCTGCCGTTAACCGCATGATTATCAACCTGTATTCCTTCCTTAAAATAGAGCGGAAAAACCTGTCCCCATCCTTTTTCAGGATTACCATCTTTATAAGGTTTATCGGCCACCGTGGAGTCTGCTACCAGAAAAATGGTAATATCATTTCCTTGCCAAAGGATACTCAAAGGCATTAAAAATATTAACAGTACAAAGCTTTTCATGATTTTCTATTTTAGCTTCACTGCCTTTTTCTTCACCTCTTTACCTTTAACTACTGACTCTTCTTTCACCTCACTATTAGTAAAGCTTATTTTATCAGAGCTACTACCTATAACGCGGATGGCTTCATTAGATTCACTTTCAAAAGAGAACTTATCTACCGCCACATTAGAGCTATTGTATATGGTAAGGGTCTTCCCTTTTTTATTGATTACTTTAACATTTTTAAGCTCCAGCTGATCTGCATCTATCATGGTAATGCCGCTTTCAGCTTCTAAAAGGGCATTTTCTAACTTCACATTCATGAGTTTCATTTCTGGCAAGCCCTGAAACAGAGCGGCGGTACCAGAACCAGTGGCCGTTATGTTTTTCATGTAAATATTTTTGAATGAAGGCGTTTCTTCTGTCACTGCCACAGCTGGCACTTCTTCCACCGTCATAGCATCTTGTCCTTCTTCAGGTATTGGAGATTCTCCGCCATAAAACATATTGAAACGAATAGCCTCTGTAGGAATATCGATCATATCAATATCAGAGATGTAAATGTTTTCTACCACTCCGCCTCTACCTCTGGTGCTTTTGAACCTTAGGCCAACATCTGTTCCTATAAAAGTGCAGTGAGAAACTTTAAGATTTTTGACTCCGCCAGACATTTCACTACCCACTACAAAACCACCATGACCATGGTAAACCGTATTGTATTTAATGATTACATTTTCTGTAGGTACACCTCGCTTACGACCGTCTTCATTTTTACCTGATTTAATACAGATAGCATCATCCCCTACGTCGAAAGTATTATTATAAATCAGTGCGTTTTTACATGATTCCAAATCTAATCCATCACCATTTTGAGAGTACCACGGGTTACGCACATTGAGGTTTCTTATAATGACGTCTTCGCACATAAGCGGGTGCAGGTTCCAGGCGGGTGAGTTCTGGAAAGTAGGACCATCTAAAAGCACTTTTTTACAATTGATAAAGCTGACCATAACTGGTCTTAAAAAGTCCTTTATTTCTTCAAACTCTGCTCTTGTTTCAAAGGGAGGCACATTGAAATTTTTAGTAAGCTGATTAGCCCTTTCATAGGCTTTTGATGGATACCATACCTTTTCATTATCACTAAGAACCCCTCCGGATTTCACTAAGGCCTTCCATTGAGAAGGTGACATTTTATCTTTCTTTACCGGTCTCCATGATCCTCCAGAACCATCAATAACGCCTTTACCTGTGATGGCAATATTTTCAAGATCTCGGCCTGAAATAGGAGATTGGCAACGATAAGTTTCTAGTCCTTCAAAGCTGGTGCCTATTACCGGATACTTACTTTTATCTTCACTAAAAACTATGAGTGCGCCCTGCTCTGTATGTAGATTTATATTGCTTTTAAACTCGATAGGCCCCGTAATCCAAACCCCTCTGGGCACTATTACCTTGCCTCCTCCCTGCTTGGCTACTGCTGCAATAGCTTTAGCAAAAGCTTCAGTATTATCAAACAGGCCATTACCCATAGCTCCATAATCAGTAATGGATACTTGGTTATCAGGAAAAGTGGGTTCATTGACCTTAGGCATATCAAACTCTACATGATCATAGAGATCTTCTTCTGTTTGAGCCTGAACCAAGGTATTATTGGTAATGCATATCACCCCCACTAACAGTAGATTAATCATCCGCCGCCCCAGGCAACGGATGATTAAAGGAGTGTATGAAGTATGTATTGAAAGTAGTCTAATCATGAGGTTAACAGTATTTTATTGTGTAATAGACACCTGCACCGGCTTAGCCAGCTCAGCAGCGGTATCTTTCAGATATTGAAGAAATTCTTCTTCTGTGGTAATGCCTCCGCTCTCTTTTTCCCAGGCTGCTAAAAAGTAATAATCAACCTTTTTGCCTGTAGGCTTTAGCGTAACTATATGACTGAACTCATCTTCTTCAAAACTCATAAAATCACTATTAGAGAATAGCACTGCTATACCCAGGTTATCCTGATTTAAGCTTTGAGCGCCATACGTGGCCAGGTATCCCCAGCTATTGGCATCTCCTTCTGAAGAAAACAGTTTAGTGCCCTTATCTTTATGCAGACCTGTAGCTATGTTATCGAGTTCCTTTTCTAACTCCAGATGCTCTTTTGAAAGGCGCGTACCCGCATGTATACTAATTACAGATTTCAGATCAAGGTCTTTATCTGCTATTTTCCAGCCATAATAATCGGTTTGAATTTCAGAATACACAGCGCCATTTTCGGCTATTTTGCTAATGATGCTATCTGTTTCAGCTACGCGCATGGCTTTGCCGTCTTGGAAAGTAGCAATAGAACCCACTCCCAGTGATTCTCCCACTTTAAGCACATCCATGCCCCAGTCATTAAAATTATGGTAAGAATCAAACCCTTCCTGCCCTACATGCTGCAGCTCCATACCTCTTCCTGTTTTACCAAAAACGTCAGTAGCATTTCTCCAATCCAGGTAGAACCTATACCCGACAAGATCAGACTCCCAACCCGGACCTTCGTAGCGGATATACCAAGCATGATCGGTATGCTGATCTGGTTTTCTCAGGGAATCTACATTTTTGAAAGTTCCACCTACATACTCCTTACCTTGCCATTCTCCGCCTTCTTTAATAGAGAGCTCAGCTTGTGTTCTCTTGGTATAATCATGAGATCGGGTGCCTTCTTTATCATACTCTACAGTATATTTTTTCTGTGCGCTTGCTGCCAGATCATCAATAACAAAGGCTAAGCCTTTAGCTCCCTTTTCATTATATTGAGAGGGTATTTCTGTTTCACCATCCATAACCGTGAAGGCTGCATGGTTAAAATCTGATGGTAGTTCATTCTCTTTTACCATTACCAGCACACCTGTTCTGGCAGCTGCAGTAGGGTTAGTAACATTCACGGTAAATGAAAGCTCCTTTTTCTCCTCTTCAGTGGTCTCCTGGCTCTCTTGTTTTGATGCGTTATTACAGCCAAAAAGCACTATAAACGATGCTAATATCAAGTTCTTTTTCATAGATAATTATTTTAAGGGTTTAACTCGGAACCAATCATAATTGGCATATCCTGAATCGTTGATTTTTTCATTTCTGATGGCAAAAATGCCTACTTTAGCGCCAATCCAGCGGCCGGGCACAGCAGTAAACTCTTCACCAACTTCCTTAAACTTCTTACCATTTTCACTGTAACTAAACTTACATTTAGCTCCTTTACTTACTTCTACCCTGAAATAGACCTCATTACCTTTTAATTTGGCTACCTCCTGCGTCTGCTCTTTATTTCCATGCCTTACATCTCTCGCAGTGGCGACTTGAATATAAACACCATCTGCCTTACTTACTAAATTTATATGCGCATAATCTTCTCCCATTACAATAAGACCTGTGCGTTCGTTCTGCAAATCTTGGTTAGGGAAAAAAGTAAGTTTAGTGGTGGCCATAAACTCTCTGGCCGGAAACTTCTGCAAAAGCAGGTTAGGTGAACCCCAAAGGCTGTTAGCCTCTTCAGGCAACTGATCAGTATATAACCTCAGATAGCCTTGTGATGGATTATTAAAAGCCCAGGTAGCTTTAGGATTGGCATGCCACTGCCACTGCAACCCCAGTTCATTGTCATTAAACTCATCAGTATCTGGTGGGGTTTGCTTTGCATACGATTTACCTACATCAGGCTTTTTATGAGTGATAACGGGTTCTCCTTTACCATCATCATCTTTATCAACACCGATTACAGGCCAGTCATTTTTTTGCCATTTCATAGGCTGCAGGTGCACTATTCTGCCATAGGCTTCTCTATCCTGAAAGTGAACGAACCAGCTTTCGCCAGAGGCCAGCTCTACCCAGCCGCCCTGATGCGGGCCATTGATCTCTGTACTGCCCTGATCCATTACTATCTTATCTTCATAAGGACCATAAACATTTTTTGATCTCAGCACCATTTGCCAGCCTGTAGGCACACCACCCGCCGGAGCAAAGATGTAGTAATAGCCATTTCGCTTATAAAACTTGGGACCTTCTATGGTAGGATGTTTTTCATGTCCATCAAAAATCAGAGTGCCATCATCTAGTAGCTTAGTGCCGTCAGGACTCATTTTATTAACTACCAGCACACTCTTAATACCGGCTCTGCTTCCTGCATAAGCATGTACCAAGTAGGCTTTGCCATCATCATCCCACAGCGGACAAGGGTCTATCAGGCCTTTGCCTTCTTGAACGAGCACGGGAGCCTCCCAAGAGCCTGACGGGTCTTTGGTTTTAACCATATAAATACCGTAATCAGGATCTCCATAGTAAATGTAAAACTCACTATTATGATGCCTGATAGATGGCGCCCAAACACCATTCCCATGCTGCGGTGTCGAAAAATGATCAAATGGTGGCTGCCTGTCTAAGCCGTAGCCTATCAGCTCCCAGTTAACCAGATCTTTAGAATGTAAAATAGGTAGGCCTGGCACCGCATTAAAGCTAGATGCCGTCATGTAAAAGTCATCTCCCACTTTGCAGATATCAGGATCTGAGTAATCTGCATAAAGGATAGGGTTTTTATAAGTGCCGTCTCCCTGATCTGCTACCCATACTTCTGATAAAGAAGCATTTTGAGCTATAGCAGTAACACCAGCCATTAAGGTGATGATAAGAGAGAAAGCAGGTTTGATTAATTGATTTAAACGCATAAAATATTCTTAGTTCATTTCATTATTCAGTTTTTCATTAGGATCCCAATCCTTAAATATTTTTTCCAGGGTGTACTTTTCCACCTGATCTTCAGAAAGCTGGTGAGACCATGAAACCCTTGTACCTTCAGCACCCGGGCCTTTTGATTGATATTCTGCATAAAAGGTAGTTTGCTCTGCATCTGGTTTATTCCAGTTATGCCAGCCTTCAGGCTTAATATGCTTGCCCATATCGCAGTTAATAAATACTGTCTGCGCAAAAGGACGCCAAGGCCTGCCCAGGTAAATAGATTGATCAGGAGCACTGCCTGTAAGCTTACAGTCGATAAAAACAAAGCCATATTCTGAATCTTCGAGCGTAGAAGCTGCGGTAATATAGCTTCCGCCTTCTTTGGTGAAAATTTCACAGCCTTCAAATACCACGGTAGACCAGCCAAAAATAAAATCAGTGGTGCCTTCTATGTAGCAATTTTTATAATACTGTCTGCTATTTTCTCCATGAGGGTATAAAGTGTCTTGAAAGCCAAGAAAACGACAATTATCAAAGATCACCTTATCACCATCTACCCGAACGGCTACTGCCTGCCCTACCGGACCGGATGAATTTTCGAAAGTGATGTTTCTGGCCATAAAGCCATCTCCAAACACATAAAAGCCAGAAGAACCAGAAGTGCCTATTTCCTCTCCAAAAGAATTCTTTTTTAGAAGCATAATCATCATAAGTAATTATTGTCTTCTTATTATCTTTCGCTAAAAAGGTAACGTTAGTTTTAGAAGCTGGAAGCACTAATTTTTCTTTATATGTACCTGGTTTTATGAAAATTACAGTTTCATTCCTTCTCATATTAGGAACTGCATCAATAGCACTTTGAATAGTTGTATAATCGCCACTACCATCAGCTGCCACTACAAAATCATACTTATGCACTCCCTGTCCAGCAGTAATATCAGCCACCAGGCTATTG includes the following:
- a CDS encoding hybrid sensor histidine kinase/response regulator transcription factor, with amino-acid sequence MIKRGIHIIMLLLLLVFEVRGQNSTHRFRHLNAELDFSAENVRCVFQDSYGFIWMGLEAEGLCKFDGSGFEVYAENISSNYINDIEEDGFGNIWIATENGLNAFYRESRIFKKLSDNTEVHFITRDEAGTMWVGTAHGLLKFVPSPSGSYELIKDAFTEHFNDIDVTSILKKDDGSTWVGTMSGLHHYFRGEWTHFIHSDDPYSLSDNEINALLELNSGHILIGSDNGVNIYDSLNQRFDRLEFKDSHIFNDGKVGIVKLLQDSNNLVWIGTTTYGIITGEIIQSENQMPVFEMRLPAGVEGLTSEYITDIMEDSHHQIWLATKFGGLFIHDRRGHLFPHYQPPGVVSGESAFVISMAEDHEANLWLGTREQGLIYFETQKKRYQIVPLFQNNDEIRRIETLYYDAEETLWVGHKKGINRYFPVSDKSVFYELPKVVAVDEDKNGVLWGGTISGLYFFDASNNRFIKHNLSIPANEEIVCTRLLWDAANSLWIGTDNQGVFRFYPENDSVAHYYHSHKPQSLSGNTIREIYQDSQQRMWVGTKSSGLNLFMGKRFRHLKQKDGLPSNTTFSIIESKPDMYWITTNKGLCQFNLKDNSFTNYTGAHGLQGSVFEKNAALKLSDGKIMVGGNNGFNLFDPAAISLENYEPPLVVNLVKANGQLVLRDVFADASIALPYDKNILSFEFSALDYRGVESIRYKYQLLGVDKEWSMPTHDNSVTYSNLPYGNYVFKVKATNADGLWSDQILTLNVQIKRPPWLSWWAILIYILISIFVLCLTYWIIRQRISYVHHLKMKDVELKKVTELNDLKINFFTNISHELRTPLTLIMTPLKKQMNVSDDPAVLKNARLAHKTAEKLLHLTDQLIDFVRVEQGTLKLKVHQADLVFFINDLMFSYQEYAETHDLTLDLQIEESRGMVWFDGDKVEKIVNNLIINAIKYTPAGGRIKVSLSFKENKQETEYAILEVSDTGEGISEADLEHIFDRYYQVEGAQAGGGIGLELVKSLVNLHKGQISVCSKVGVGTSFIVELPVSDRFYANAEKRDEVKRPQAHLPELLVDRNYQEAIQVSSLLNFKLLLVEDNEDLLTIMEESLSSKYRVEVAQNGSQALEMIMKSPPDLVITDIMMSHGDGLELCKKLKEDLNTSHIPVVLLTARHLPTHQRKGFDLGADAYITKPFDLDVLESQVASILENRVRLHKKYKEESVSEVDLLPENPLDNHFMKRLMEVIRQNYSDPRFSVESLAFDLNMSRSQLFRRLKTLTEKTPSEFLYAYRIKRSTHLLKEGKLSVSEIAYKTGFSSPNSFTKTFTKHIGLAPSKFVKKG
- a CDS encoding alpha/beta hydrolase; translation: MKKNVPYRFHKQILITTILLLSICTARAQQYPRDTSYSIHSAYLKLKKYYSDITPIAPQKLKTIKEKRDVTYAQVGRDLTLDVFYPKKKKKGGYPGVILIFGGGWSSGSKANQVPMAQKLADAGYVAIVPEYRLSPEISYPAAVHDLKAAIRYMRAHADKYNLDTTQIASLGCSAGAQLATLLGVTGDLPKLEGDEGNNDHYSDIQAIVNIDGIVSFIHPEAEEGKYAAKFLGGYKAEVPEIWKEASPLEYVGPSTPPTLFINSSQPRFHAGRDDMIKILNDNNIFNQTYTLDDSPHSFWLVHPWFEPTFKYTVEFLNNVFH
- a CDS encoding oxidoreductase, giving the protein MKTLKAGLIGFGLGGRVFHAPVLDFLEGFELVKIRETKEDKIKVIEERYPEVDIVSDSDAIINDPEIDLVAVIIPNKAHYSVGKAVLEAEKHLVIDKPFTVTTEEADELIALAKEKNKKIFVFQNRRWDSDFLTVKKLISEGKLGRIVELENHFDRFRNTLKENSWKEEGDLGTGLVYDLGSHLIDQAQVLFGLPNAVTAFMAKQRTNSNITDNFELLLHYDDVKVTIKCGMLVKEPLPKYILLGEQGSFVKYGLDIQEATLDKAEKPLSDADWGEEPEEQWGVIHYEENGESIRKKVKSEAGNYPAFYENVYQVITEGAEQKVKPEEARNTIRIIELAIQSDEEKRTIPFS
- a CDS encoding pectinesterase family protein; translated protein: MKADKAQIDYYITVAKDDSGDYNTIQEAINSAKAFPDKRITIFVKNGTYHEKVKVHSWNNLLTIEGQHRDSTIITFDDYFDKIDKGRNSTFMTPTVLVQGRDCVLKNLTIENTAGPVGQAVALAIEADRCVVKHCNLMGNQDTFYAAGEGNRQYLTDCYIEGTTDFIFGEATVVFEKCNIHAKSNSYITAASTPKDVTYGLVFIDCSLTADQEINRVYLGRPWRQYAKTVFIYCKLGEFILPEGWHNWSNPAAERTAFYAEYQNSGNGDHPKQRVTWSHQLKKSEAEKYTVEQILNHSEAKNEAGWYLK
- a CDS encoding rhamnogalacturonan acetylesterase; this translates as MKFCIAFILMLVPQWLFVKDEVVHIYLIGDSTVANYADNYDPGKDYMKTRYPVTGWGQVFQPYVTADSLSSISIIKADSAVVDDRARGGRSTRTFFQEGRWRSIYKQLKKNDVVIMQFGHNDAAENKPERYVDIEGYKEFLRLYIEQALQKEAIPIVLTPVCRNYPWENGHLENVHGEYPDAAKEVANEYDVPLIDLNQLSMDAFSKKGQEYVSEHYFMNLPAGKYEAYPEGQNDNTHFQPEGAKAVAQLVLDGLRKIHWENKSF
- a CDS encoding rhamnogalacturonan acetylesterase — translated: MKSFVLLIFLMPLSILWQGNDITIFLVADSTVADKPYKDGNPEKGWGQVFPLYFKEGIQVDNHAVNGRSTKSFMDEGRWDKVLSLIEPGDYVIIEFGHNDEKEHDPTRYADPDNAYRANLKKYIADARAKGAKPILATPIVRRKFNEQGEFVESHGKYPQVVREVAKSEKVPLLDMQRETKALLMAYGEEGSEKLFLHIKPGEYPSLPEGRDDDTHLSPYGAFRVADLVASEIKKNVPELASYLKE